The Lutibacter profundi genome includes a region encoding these proteins:
- a CDS encoding M16 family metallopeptidase, with product MIKKILSLLLFAIIISCNSTNQTTKIVDVKKVAEKVENLNTSLIPDDPSVIRGTLSNGIKYYIKNNGKPEDKVELRLVVNAGSILEDDDQQGLAHFMEHMNFNGTKNFKKNELVDYLQSIGVKFGMHLNAYTSFDETVYILPIPSDDKDKLEKGFQILEDWAFNALLTDEEINKERGVVLEEYRTGLGAEKRMMKNYLPKVLYNSKYAKRLPIGKKEILENFKPDVLRRFHKDWYRPDLMAVIAVGDVDVTTLEAKIKAHFDKPNKNKNPRYREIFGDENHKETFVAIVSDKEAMFSQVELMYKNPKIKTTDNTIKGAQKELLEGLFAEMINSRLGELRNNPNPPFVYGFSFNGGTYVRGREAYQSIAMAKGTDFVAALKALVEENERVKRYGFQQEEFERAKKSMLARIEKRYQNRAKQESKRLINPMIDNFLEGESMPSLEWTYNFFNSELPKIKLSEVNGLIKEYLRDDNRVVKLTGKEKTVTEKEVLDLLNFVKTDTTIKPYEDSKVQESLFTSLPKKGTILKEEKNEEYGFSTLTLSNGAKVIFKKTNFKDDEVLFKTESYGGTSLLSTKEYLEANLALRGLSEAGIAGLNKNDLNKFMTGKIVRVRPFISKFLEGMNGSSTPKDLETLFQLIHLNFTQLNKDKEAYNSYVSKQKGFLGNLLANPQFYFQDAFSKYQYEGYDRFTGFPTPEAYDKSNYNLAYEIYQQKFSNAGDFIFYFVGNFDVNKLKKYASLYIASLPSTEIRENYKDDGFFPITGNYNKTFYRGNDPKSMVNMIYRGQATYNNKDGLAMDALGEIMSIKLVEKLREEASGVYSPRVSSNFSELNNSYRLNISFSCGPENVEKLKAISELEILKMVNEGPSEKDLNKAKEAFLLSRKEQLKKNKFWLDNISSANFLKKDISELKDYENQVHNLTVKDVQFTAKKFLTNGVVVGILMPEKN from the coding sequence GTGATTAAAAAAATTTTAAGTTTACTATTGTTTGCAATAATTATTTCTTGCAACAGTACCAACCAAACTACAAAAATTGTAGATGTAAAAAAAGTAGCAGAAAAAGTTGAAAATTTAAACACTAGTTTAATTCCAGATGATCCATCAGTAATTAGAGGAACTTTAAGCAATGGTATAAAATACTATATTAAAAACAATGGAAAGCCTGAAGATAAAGTAGAATTAAGGTTAGTTGTTAACGCAGGTTCTATACTAGAAGATGATGACCAACAAGGTTTAGCGCATTTTATGGAGCATATGAATTTCAATGGAACTAAAAACTTTAAGAAAAATGAATTAGTAGACTATCTTCAGAGTATTGGAGTTAAGTTTGGAATGCATTTAAACGCATATACAAGTTTTGACGAAACGGTATATATATTACCTATTCCAAGTGATGATAAGGATAAATTAGAAAAAGGATTTCAAATTCTTGAAGATTGGGCTTTTAATGCTTTATTGACTGATGAAGAGATTAATAAAGAAAGAGGTGTAGTTCTAGAAGAATATAGGACTGGGTTAGGAGCAGAAAAAAGAATGATGAAAAACTATTTACCTAAGGTATTATATAATTCTAAGTATGCAAAACGGTTACCAATTGGTAAGAAAGAAATTTTAGAAAATTTTAAACCTGACGTATTAAGACGTTTTCATAAAGATTGGTACAGGCCAGATTTGATGGCTGTTATTGCGGTTGGAGATGTTGATGTAACTACTTTAGAAGCTAAAATAAAAGCGCATTTTGATAAGCCAAATAAAAATAAAAATCCAAGATACCGTGAAATTTTTGGAGACGAAAATCATAAAGAAACTTTTGTGGCAATAGTGTCTGATAAAGAAGCTATGTTTAGCCAAGTTGAGTTGATGTATAAAAATCCAAAGATTAAAACAACGGATAACACTATTAAAGGAGCTCAAAAAGAACTGTTAGAAGGGTTATTTGCCGAAATGATAAATAGTAGATTGGGAGAACTAAGAAATAATCCAAATCCACCTTTCGTGTATGGTTTTTCCTTTAATGGAGGAACTTATGTGAGAGGTAGAGAAGCGTATCAATCTATAGCAATGGCAAAAGGGACTGATTTTGTAGCAGCCTTAAAGGCATTGGTTGAAGAGAATGAGAGAGTTAAGCGGTATGGTTTTCAACAAGAAGAGTTTGAACGAGCAAAAAAAAGTATGTTGGCAAGAATTGAAAAGAGGTATCAAAATAGGGCTAAACAAGAGTCAAAAAGGTTAATAAACCCAATGATTGATAATTTTTTGGAAGGAGAATCTATGCCTAGTTTAGAATGGACATATAACTTTTTTAATAGTGAGCTTCCAAAAATAAAGCTTAGCGAGGTGAATGGATTGATAAAAGAATATTTACGAGACGATAATCGTGTTGTAAAACTAACAGGTAAAGAAAAAACAGTAACGGAAAAAGAAGTACTAGACTTATTAAACTTTGTAAAAACAGACACTACTATAAAACCTTATGAAGATTCAAAAGTACAAGAGTCTTTATTTACAAGTTTACCTAAGAAAGGAACAATTTTAAAAGAAGAAAAAAATGAAGAGTATGGTTTTTCTACGTTAACTTTAAGTAACGGGGCAAAAGTAATTTTCAAGAAAACAAACTTTAAAGATGATGAAGTATTGTTTAAGACCGAAAGCTACGGAGGAACATCCTTATTGAGCACAAAAGAATATTTAGAAGCGAATTTAGCTTTAAGAGGTTTGTCAGAAGCTGGTATAGCAGGGCTTAATAAAAATGATTTAAATAAATTTATGACAGGTAAAATTGTAAGGGTAAGACCTTTTATAAGTAAGTTTTTAGAAGGAATGAATGGTTCTTCAACTCCTAAAGATTTAGAAACATTGTTTCAGTTAATTCATCTTAATTTCACTCAATTAAATAAAGATAAAGAAGCGTATAATTCGTATGTTTCTAAACAAAAAGGATTTTTAGGTAATCTACTAGCAAATCCACAGTTTTATTTTCAAGATGCATTCTCTAAATATCAATATGAAGGTTATGACAGATTTACAGGCTTTCCAACTCCAGAAGCTTATGATAAATCAAACTATAATTTAGCCTATGAAATTTATCAGCAAAAATTTTCGAATGCAGGAGATTTTATTTTCTATTTTGTTGGAAATTTTGATGTAAATAAACTTAAAAAATACGCAAGTCTATATATTGCAAGTTTACCTTCAACTGAAATAAGAGAAAATTACAAGGATGATGGTTTTTTCCCAATTACAGGAAATTATAATAAAACATTTTATAGAGGAAACGATCCAAAAAGTATGGTAAATATGATTTATCGTGGTCAAGCAACATACAATAATAAAGATGGTTTGGCAATGGATGCTTTAGGAGAGATAATGTCTATCAAATTAGTAGAGAAATTAAGAGAAGAAGCATCAGGAGTTTATTCGCCAAGAGTTAGTTCAAATTTCAGTGAGTTAAATAATTCATATAGATTAAATATTTCCTTTTCTTGTGGACCTGAAAATGTTGAGAAATTGAAAGCTATTTCAGAACTTGAAATTTTAAAAATGGTAAATGAAGGGCCAAGTGAAAAAGACTTAAATAAAGCAAAAGAAGCATTTTTGTTATCGAGAAAAGAACAACTAAAAAAGAATAAATTTTGGTTAGATAATATTTCTAGTGCTAATTTCTTAAAAAAAGATATTAGCGAGTTAAAAGATTATGAGAATCAGGTACATAATTTAACTGTAAAAGATGTGCAATTTACAGCTAAAAAGTTTTTAACAAACGGAGTAGTTGTAGGAATTCTAATGCCCGAGAAGAACTAA
- the guaA gene encoding glutamine-hydrolyzing GMP synthase: MQQKVLILDFGSQYTQLIARRVRELNIFCEIFPYNSKNFTIENYNAVILSGSPFSVRFEDTPYPNLSNIKGKLPLLGICFGAQFIAHNFGGKVAASNTREYGRANLSFVKENELFFEEVSEGSQVWMSHSDTIVDLPNNCELIASTHDVVNAAFKIKEETTYGIQFHPEVYHSKDGLKILENFLVKIASIEQTWTPDSFVESTVAKLKEKLGNDKVVLGLSGGVDSTVAAVLLSKAIGNNLYCIFVNNGLLRKNEFENVLEQYEGMGLNVKGVNASARFLKELKGESDPEGKRKIIGRVFIEVFDDEAHLIEDVKWLAQGTIYPDVIESLSATGGPSATIKSHHNVGGLPDFMKLKIVEPLKMLFKDEVRRVGKSLKIDTELLGRHPFPGPGLGIRILGDITAEKVRILQEVDAIFINGLKESGLYDKVWQAGAMLLPVNSVGVMGDERTYEKAVVLRAVESTDGMTADWVNLPYEFLQKTSNKIINSVKGVNRVVYDISSKPPATIEWE, from the coding sequence ATGCAACAAAAGGTACTTATTTTAGATTTTGGTTCGCAATACACACAGTTAATTGCGCGTAGAGTTAGGGAACTCAACATTTTTTGTGAAATTTTCCCTTATAACAGTAAAAATTTTACCATTGAAAACTACAATGCTGTGATTCTTTCTGGAAGCCCATTTTCTGTGCGATTTGAAGATACTCCGTATCCAAATTTATCGAATATTAAAGGTAAATTACCTTTATTAGGCATTTGTTTTGGAGCGCAATTTATAGCGCATAATTTTGGAGGAAAAGTAGCAGCTTCTAATACACGTGAATATGGAAGAGCTAATCTTTCTTTTGTAAAAGAAAATGAATTATTTTTTGAAGAGGTTAGTGAAGGTAGTCAGGTTTGGATGAGCCACAGTGATACCATTGTTGATTTACCTAATAATTGTGAGTTAATTGCGAGTACGCATGATGTTGTAAATGCAGCATTTAAAATTAAAGAAGAAACTACTTACGGTATTCAATTTCATCCAGAAGTATATCACTCGAAAGATGGATTGAAAATTTTAGAAAATTTCTTAGTTAAAATTGCTAGTATTGAACAAACTTGGACACCTGACTCTTTTGTTGAATCAACAGTAGCCAAATTAAAAGAAAAACTAGGGAATGATAAAGTAGTATTAGGTTTGTCAGGAGGAGTAGATTCAACAGTAGCTGCCGTTTTGTTGAGTAAAGCAATAGGCAATAACTTATATTGCATTTTTGTAAATAATGGATTATTGCGAAAAAATGAATTTGAAAATGTATTGGAGCAATACGAAGGAATGGGATTGAATGTAAAAGGTGTTAATGCTTCGGCACGTTTCTTGAAAGAGCTTAAAGGAGAATCTGACCCAGAAGGAAAACGAAAAATTATAGGTAGAGTTTTTATTGAAGTTTTTGATGACGAAGCTCACTTAATAGAAGATGTTAAATGGTTAGCACAAGGAACCATTTATCCGGATGTAATTGAATCTCTTTCAGCTACAGGTGGACCATCAGCAACTATAAAATCACATCATAATGTTGGTGGATTACCCGATTTTATGAAGTTAAAAATAGTTGAACCTTTAAAAATGCTATTTAAAGATGAAGTTAGAAGAGTAGGAAAATCATTAAAAATTGATACCGAACTGTTAGGGCGACATCCATTTCCTGGACCTGGATTAGGAATTCGTATTTTAGGAGATATTACAGCTGAAAAAGTAAGAATATTACAAGAAGTTGATGCTATTTTTATTAATGGTTTGAAAGAGTCAGGTTTGTACGATAAAGTTTGGCAAGCAGGAGCGATGTTACTTCCTGTAAATTCAGTTGGGGTTATGGGTGATGAAAGAACATACGAAAAAGCAGTTGTTTTAAGAGCGGTAGAATCCACAGACGGAATGACTGCTGATTGGGTAAATTTACCGTATGAATTTTTACAAAAAACATCAAATAAAATAATAAATAGTGTTAAAGGCGTTAATAGAGTAGTGTATGATATAAGTTCTAAACCGCCAGCAACTATTGAATGGGAATAA
- a CDS encoding LysM peptidoglycan-binding domain-containing protein produces MKKIKWLLLFLFLSTAIIFAQQKKYVSYTVKKGETIKSIAKTYKMSKRDLLRLNPGVSKRPKPNTVIIVPNKNFGRVVRNTNKTNEKLYTVKPKETLFGISRKFGVHIDELKAINPTLKEGLKIGMKLIIPKPSITQEKDSINYVLHRVVIDDTVYNLAKRFEVTEESLLNLNPILGEGLKLGMLLKIKPVENDENTIVFFKENLNLDNELNVVFMLPYQLNKLNDSIREVNFKKSNSLLNYTTDFHLGTIMAIDSLRQKGLKINVRYFDTENSDYKVQYIVNKNDFKNVDVIIGPLFFDKAQWVSKHTKTSVVSPLFSKKQMLFSKENLIKASPGLKVYENKLLTYLEKIYSGENIIVVNDENPKNQSKLWRIVNKLKSFDSIQKISVVKIKEGFIDSELFKTKLDTLGRNWVIISSDEKVTTSAAINNLKTYVEDVDIQLFALNKGKNFNNISNSFLGKLNFVFPTSEYINIENANVKRFYDKYKAKNYALPSKYVIRGFDVTYDTLIRLASLENLKEGLKAGKSVRVSRVFNYEKELLGSFENTGVFLIQYTKDLTPIVIE; encoded by the coding sequence ATGAAAAAAATAAAATGGTTACTACTTTTCCTTTTTTTAAGTACTGCAATAATTTTTGCACAGCAAAAAAAGTACGTTTCATATACTGTTAAAAAAGGAGAAACAATAAAAAGTATTGCAAAAACCTATAAAATGTCAAAAAGGGATTTGCTACGTTTAAATCCAGGAGTTAGCAAAAGACCTAAACCAAATACTGTAATAATAGTTCCCAATAAAAATTTTGGTAGAGTTGTTAGAAATACAAATAAAACAAATGAAAAATTATATACAGTTAAACCTAAAGAAACATTATTTGGCATTTCGAGAAAATTTGGAGTTCACATTGATGAATTAAAAGCCATTAACCCTACTTTAAAAGAAGGTTTAAAAATAGGGATGAAATTGATTATTCCTAAACCGAGTATTACACAAGAAAAGGATTCAATTAACTATGTACTTCATAGGGTGGTAATTGATGACACTGTTTATAATTTAGCAAAAAGGTTTGAAGTAACAGAAGAAAGTTTATTGAATTTAAATCCTATTTTAGGTGAGGGCTTAAAGTTGGGGATGTTATTAAAAATTAAACCTGTTGAAAATGATGAGAATACAATAGTTTTTTTCAAAGAAAATTTAAATCTCGATAACGAATTGAATGTAGTTTTTATGCTTCCTTATCAATTAAATAAATTAAATGATTCAATTAGAGAAGTTAATTTTAAAAAAAGTAATTCATTATTAAATTACACTACAGATTTTCATTTGGGTACAATTATGGCAATAGATTCCTTGAGGCAAAAAGGATTGAAAATTAATGTTCGGTATTTTGATACTGAAAATTCAGATTATAAAGTACAATATATTGTAAATAAAAACGATTTTAAAAATGTTGATGTAATTATTGGTCCACTGTTTTTTGATAAAGCACAGTGGGTTTCAAAACATACTAAAACATCGGTAGTATCACCGTTATTTTCTAAAAAACAAATGCTATTTTCAAAAGAAAACTTGATAAAAGCATCTCCTGGTTTAAAGGTTTATGAAAATAAATTACTAACTTATTTGGAGAAAATATATAGCGGAGAAAATATAATTGTAGTTAATGATGAAAACCCTAAAAATCAATCAAAACTTTGGAGAATTGTAAACAAACTTAAATCTTTTGACTCTATCCAAAAAATTTCTGTTGTAAAAATAAAAGAGGGTTTTATTGATAGTGAGCTTTTTAAAACAAAGCTAGATACACTAGGTAGAAATTGGGTAATTATTAGCAGTGATGAAAAGGTAACTACCTCTGCTGCAATAAATAATTTAAAAACGTATGTTGAAGATGTTGATATTCAGTTATTTGCATTAAATAAAGGTAAAAATTTTAACAATATTAGCAATAGTTTTTTAGGGAAGTTAAATTTTGTTTTCCCAACTTCAGAATATATAAATATTGAAAATGCGAATGTTAAACGGTTTTATGATAAGTATAAAGCTAAAAATTATGCATTACCTTCAAAATATGTAATAAGAGGTTTTGATGTTACTTATGACACTTTAATTAGGCTTGCTAGCCTAGAAAATCTTAAAGAAGGATTGAAAGCAGGTAAATCAGTAAGAGTATCTCGTGTTTTTAATTATGAAAAAGAGTTATTAGGTAGTTTTGAAAATACAGGTGTGTTTTTAATACAATACACGAAAGATTTAACACCTATTGTAATTGAATAA
- the ccsA gene encoding cytochrome c biogenesis protein CcsA, translating into MKKFLSLIYSTRLMAILFLVFAVAMGAGTFIENDFGTETARALVYNAWWFEGIMILFAINFFGNIFKYKLFRKEKLVVLLFHSSFFLILLGAGITRYISYEGIMPIKEGEVSDTFFSEKTYINININDGKEQKTPIHHNILFSAIGQNNYEYTTDFKGIDVSVKLTNYIPNAKEVFEINKNGNEYLHFVESSSGGRHDHYIKDGNTEIIHGITVGFNSPIKSTLDFKTIDGKLKLKSATEGTFFRMSDKFNGFIVKDSLQDLSLLSLHSLAGLQFVVPSNPLKGTYKTIAGNKDENALAQLEFDVTTGNETKHLKVKGGKYAIQQPTQISVGNLNFRISYGAKQLKLPFSIKLNDFQLDNYPGSQSAMSFASEVTVIDPNETFDFRIFMNNILNYKGYKFFQSSYNITPEYEETRLSVNHDFWGSTITYIGYFLLYAGLILILFMKNTRFDFLRKSLQKIRDKKAAITTITLLLITSIAFSQNHKFVMSKVQIDSALTANKISLKHAEKFSKLVIQDAGGRMKPIHTYASELLRKVSKHDTYEDMNATQVFLSIQQNPRIWFQIPIIYIEKGDTRLRDLIGIPHENKYASLANFFDLKGTYKLAEEQQKAQKSQIKSKFEKDIVNVDRRINLLYSALMGDILKIFPIPNDPTNKWVSQNALKTNDFKGQDSLYVKQLLPLYLQTLSEASRTNNYLNADNILAGIIKFQKKYGSAVYPSEKKIELEITYNKYNIFKKLYSYYMYIGTLMFFLVIFQIFKNNKTVRLLIKVSTAIIVGLFLMHTGGLIARWIVSGHAPWSNAYESMIYVGWATMLFGLIFGRKSSMTIAATAFLTAFILMVAHWNWMDPEIANLVPVLNSYWLMIHVAIIVASYGPFALGMILGLISLILMILTTKKNKGKVNLMIKELTIINEMSLTVGLVMLTIGNFLGGQWANESWGRYWGWDPKETWALISIMIYAFVLHIRLVPGLRSKFTFNLFSIAAFASILMTYFGVNFYLSGLHSYASGDKVITPIFVYYTILMVAIISVFAYFKYKKYYKK; encoded by the coding sequence ATGAAGAAATTTCTTTCTCTTATCTATTCAACACGTTTAATGGCAATTTTATTTCTTGTTTTTGCAGTAGCAATGGGAGCAGGAACATTTATTGAAAATGACTTTGGAACAGAAACCGCTAGAGCTTTAGTTTACAATGCGTGGTGGTTTGAAGGAATTATGATACTTTTTGCTATCAATTTTTTTGGAAATATTTTTAAATATAAATTATTTAGAAAAGAAAAATTAGTAGTACTTCTCTTTCATTCTTCTTTTTTTCTAATCTTACTTGGAGCTGGAATTACTCGCTATATAAGTTATGAAGGTATTATGCCTATAAAAGAAGGTGAAGTGAGTGACACTTTCTTTTCTGAAAAAACATATATTAACATTAATATTAATGATGGTAAAGAACAAAAAACACCAATACACCACAATATCCTATTTTCAGCAATAGGACAAAACAATTATGAATATACAACTGATTTTAAAGGTATAGATGTTTCTGTAAAACTCACAAATTACATACCAAATGCAAAAGAGGTTTTTGAAATAAATAAAAATGGAAATGAATATCTTCATTTTGTAGAGTCAAGTTCAGGAGGCAGACATGACCACTATATAAAAGATGGTAATACCGAAATTATACACGGTATAACTGTTGGTTTTAACTCACCAATTAAAAGCACATTAGATTTTAAAACTATTGATGGAAAATTAAAACTAAAATCTGCTACTGAAGGAACATTTTTTAGAATGTCAGATAAGTTTAATGGATTTATAGTTAAAGATTCTTTACAAGATTTATCATTACTATCTCTTCATTCATTAGCAGGACTTCAATTTGTAGTTCCTAGTAACCCCCTTAAAGGAACTTATAAAACTATTGCAGGTAATAAAGATGAAAACGCTCTTGCTCAATTAGAATTTGATGTTACAACTGGTAATGAAACCAAACACCTCAAAGTAAAAGGCGGAAAATATGCCATTCAACAACCAACACAAATTTCTGTTGGAAATCTAAATTTTAGAATAAGTTATGGTGCTAAACAATTAAAATTACCTTTTAGTATTAAATTAAATGATTTTCAATTAGATAATTACCCCGGTTCTCAAAGTGCTATGTCTTTTGCTAGTGAGGTTACAGTAATTGACCCCAATGAAACTTTTGATTTTAGAATTTTTATGAATAACATTTTAAATTACAAAGGGTACAAGTTCTTTCAATCTAGTTATAACATTACACCTGAATATGAAGAAACTCGCTTATCTGTAAATCATGATTTTTGGGGCTCTACAATTACTTATATTGGTTATTTTTTATTGTATGCCGGCTTAATTTTAATCTTATTCATGAAAAATACACGTTTTGATTTTTTAAGAAAAAGTCTTCAAAAAATTAGAGATAAAAAAGCAGCAATAACAACTATCACTTTATTGTTAATAACATCAATTGCCTTTTCTCAGAATCATAAATTTGTAATGAGTAAAGTACAAATAGATTCAGCGCTAACTGCCAATAAAATAAGTTTAAAACATGCTGAAAAATTTAGCAAGTTAGTAATACAAGATGCAGGAGGTAGAATGAAACCCATTCATACCTATGCCTCTGAATTACTTAGAAAAGTTAGTAAACACGATACTTATGAAGATATGAATGCTACTCAAGTATTTTTATCCATTCAACAAAATCCAAGAATTTGGTTTCAAATACCCATAATTTACATTGAAAAAGGGGATACAAGGTTAAGAGACCTTATTGGTATTCCGCATGAAAACAAATATGCTTCACTTGCTAACTTTTTTGATTTAAAAGGCACCTATAAACTAGCTGAAGAGCAACAAAAAGCTCAAAAATCACAAATTAAAAGCAAATTTGAAAAAGATATTGTAAATGTTGATAGAAGAATAAATTTACTGTACTCAGCCCTAATGGGAGATATTTTAAAAATATTCCCCATTCCTAATGACCCTACTAATAAATGGGTTTCTCAAAATGCCTTAAAGACTAATGATTTTAAAGGACAAGATTCTCTTTATGTAAAACAATTATTACCTCTTTACTTACAAACACTGTCAGAGGCTAGTAGAACAAATAATTATTTAAATGCTGATAATATTCTTGCTGGAATAATAAAATTTCAAAAAAAATATGGTAGTGCTGTTTATCCTTCTGAAAAGAAAATTGAATTAGAAATTACCTACAACAAATATAATATTTTCAAGAAATTATATAGCTACTATATGTACATAGGAACTCTAATGTTTTTTCTTGTAATATTTCAAATATTTAAAAACAATAAAACTGTACGATTATTAATAAAAGTGAGTACAGCAATTATAGTAGGTTTATTTTTAATGCATACTGGTGGTTTAATTGCTCGTTGGATAGTGAGTGGTCATGCACCTTGGAGCAATGCTTATGAATCTATGATTTATGTTGGGTGGGCTACAATGCTCTTTGGATTAATTTTCGGAAGAAAATCATCTATGACCATTGCAGCAACAGCTTTTTTAACGGCTTTTATTTTAATGGTTGCACATTGGAACTGGATGGATCCAGAAATTGCAAATTTAGTCCCTGTTTTAAACTCTTATTGGTTAATGATTCATGTAGCTATTATAGTAGCAAGCTACGGCCCATTCGCCCTGGGTATGATATTGGGATTGATTTCTTTAATTTTAATGATTTTAACTACTAAAAAGAATAAAGGAAAGGTGAATCTTATGATTAAAGAGCTAACCATTATTAACGAAATGTCCCTAACCGTTGGTTTAGTAATGTTAACTATTGGAAACTTTTTAGGAGGACAATGGGCCAACGAAAGCTGGGGTAGGTATTGGGGTTGGGATCCTAAAGAAACTTGGGCTTTAATTAGTATTATGATTTACGCTTTTGTTCTCCATATAAGATTAGTTCCTGGTTTAAGAAGTAAATTCACATTTAATTTATTCTCAATTGCTGCTTTTGCCTCAATTTTAATGACCTATTTTGGAGTTAACTTCTATTTATCTGGTTTACATTCGTATGCAAGTGGAGATAAAGTTATTACACCTATATTTGTGTATTATACAATTCTAATGGTTGCTATTATTTCCGTATTTGCTTATTTTAAATATAAAAAATATTATAAAAAATAA
- a CDS encoding tryptophanase, which translates to MELPYAEPYKIKMVESINRSTKEQRLKWIKKANYNLFNLTSDKVFIDLLTDSGTGAMSDKQWAEMMIGDESYAGSSSFLKLKKTVKKITGFKYFLPTHQGRAAENVLFSALVKEGDIVPGNSHFDTTKGHIEFRKATAIDCTIDEAFDTSKIHPFKGNIDIQKLKSVFKKYPAKKIPLVILTITCNSSGGQPVSVQNVKEVSKLCKQYNVPLFFDSARFAENAYFIKKREKGYESKTIKEIAKEVFSYGDGMTMSAKKDGLVNMGGFIALNSKEIFKQATVFNIMFEGFITYGGMNGRDMGALAIGLDEATEFNYLESRVEQVAYLGNKLVEFGVPVQQPIGGHAIFLDANKFVPNIPREEYRAQALAIEIYVVGGIRGVEIGTVLADRDPITRENRYPELELVRLAVPRRTYSNNHMDYIAVALKNIYDTRNEAKTGYVITEEAPIMRHFTTKFKKV; encoded by the coding sequence ATGGAATTACCATATGCAGAACCTTATAAAATTAAAATGGTTGAATCTATCAACCGATCAACAAAAGAACAACGTTTAAAATGGATTAAAAAGGCAAATTATAATCTTTTCAATTTAACTTCAGATAAAGTATTTATAGACTTGTTGACTGATTCAGGAACTGGAGCAATGAGCGATAAACAGTGGGCAGAAATGATGATTGGAGATGAAAGTTATGCAGGCTCATCATCATTCTTAAAACTAAAGAAAACAGTAAAAAAAATTACAGGATTTAAATATTTTTTGCCAACACATCAAGGAAGAGCTGCTGAAAATGTTTTATTTTCAGCATTGGTCAAAGAAGGAGATATTGTACCGGGTAATTCTCATTTTGACACTACCAAAGGGCATATTGAATTTAGAAAAGCAACTGCTATTGATTGTACTATTGATGAAGCTTTTGATACCTCAAAAATTCATCCTTTTAAAGGAAATATAGATATTCAAAAATTAAAATCAGTATTTAAAAAATATCCAGCTAAAAAAATACCGTTAGTTATTTTAACTATAACCTGTAATAGCTCAGGAGGTCAACCAGTTTCTGTGCAAAATGTAAAAGAAGTTTCTAAATTATGTAAACAGTACAACGTACCACTGTTTTTTGATTCTGCCCGTTTTGCTGAAAATGCATATTTTATAAAAAAACGCGAAAAGGGTTATGAAAGTAAAACAATTAAAGAAATAGCAAAAGAAGTTTTTTCTTATGGAGATGGTATGACTATGAGTGCTAAAAAAGATGGATTGGTTAATATGGGTGGGTTTATAGCACTTAATAGCAAAGAAATTTTCAAACAAGCCACCGTTTTTAATATTATGTTTGAGGGTTTTATTACTTATGGAGGGATGAATGGTAGAGATATGGGGGCTTTAGCTATTGGTTTAGACGAAGCAACTGAATTTAATTATTTGGAAAGTAGGGTAGAGCAAGTAGCATATTTAGGAAATAAATTGGTTGAATTTGGAGTTCCTGTACAACAACCTATTGGAGGTCATGCTATATTTTTAGACGCAAATAAATTTGTTCCAAATATTCCAAGAGAAGAATATAGAGCACAAGCTTTAGCTATTGAAATTTATGTTGTTGGAGGAATTAGAGGCGTAGAAATAGGTACTGTATTGGCCGATAGAGATCCAATTACAAGAGAAAATAGATATCCAGAATTAGAGCTGGTACGTTTAGCTGTTCCAAGAAGGACTTATTCAAATAATCATATGGATTACATTGCTGTAGCTTTAAAAAATATTTATGATACTAGAAATGAGGCAAAAACAGGGTATGTAATTACTGAGGAAGCACCCATAATGAGACATTTTACAACAAAATTTAAAAAAGTTTAA
- a CDS encoding RrF2 family transcriptional regulator: MLSRASKYAILSTLYLAEHSSKEKKISVKQIADEIDVPSPFLAKLFQQLVHAKIISSVKGPNGGFFITPKNGKKTVCDIIENIDGLHKLNECFLGLHECDSKNPCPVHFIVEPFKNSILGKFRDKSILEFSKEVADNGRVLTLKNIDLE; this comes from the coding sequence ATGTTATCAAGAGCAAGCAAGTATGCAATTCTATCTACATTATATTTAGCTGAACACTCAAGTAAAGAAAAAAAAATAAGTGTTAAACAAATCGCAGATGAAATTGATGTACCGAGTCCCTTTTTAGCTAAATTATTTCAACAACTAGTACACGCTAAAATAATTTCATCAGTAAAAGGGCCTAATGGAGGGTTTTTTATTACCCCCAAAAATGGAAAAAAAACGGTTTGTGATATTATTGAAAACATTGACGGTTTACATAAATTAAATGAATGCTTTTTAGGTTTGCACGAATGTGATTCTAAAAATCCTTGTCCGGTTCATTTTATTGTAGAGCCATTTAAAAATAGTATTTTAGGAAAGTTTAGGGATAAATCAATTCTAGAATTCTCTAAGGAAGTGGCTGATAATGGTCGTGTGCTAACACTAAAAAATATTGATTTAGAGTAA